The genomic region GAGATATGGTTCTGATAAATGAGTTTATGATATCTGGAATACTTCTGGGATTTGCATCCGGTATATCGCCGGGTCCGCTGTTGGCCATGACTATTTCTGAATCACTTAAGCATGGTTCACATGCAGGAATTAAGGTTGCAGTGTCCCCGTTTATAACAGATATTCTTATAGTTTCCATAATCCTGCTTTTCCTTCTGAAATTTGAGAATTACGATCCCGTTATTGCATTAATCAGTCTGGCAGGTTCCCTTTATCTGATTTCCCTTGGAATTTCATCCTTAAAAACAAAGAGTGTTAATCTTAAGCTTGATACACAAAAACCTG from Methanolobus tindarius DSM 2278 harbors:
- a CDS encoding LysE family translocator; translated protein: MVLINEFMISGILLGFASGISPGPLLAMTISESLKHGSHAGIKVAVSPFITDILIVSIILLFLLKFENYDPVIALISLAGSLYLISLGISSLKTKSVNLKLDTQKPDSLKKGIIANFLSPHPYLFWIAIGGPILFKAQEASTFSAIFFIAGFYALLVGSKIVIAMMVGKSRGFLKSKYYLYTIRSLGIVYMVFAFYFLKEGLELLN